DNA sequence from the Triticum dicoccoides isolate Atlit2015 ecotype Zavitan unplaced genomic scaffold, WEW_v2.0 scaffold217772, whole genome shotgun sequence genome:
TTCAAATGTcttcaatttatttatttatttgatttCTAGTCGAAGTCAATACTCAGCAGGGAGCAAGGTTGGTGACCAGCTTCTCTATGATGGAGGGGCAGCTGCTCCTCAGATGGGCAAAGCCATCACTCGCCATGACTGCCTTAAGATTGTCGAGTGAAGCGAGGAATGCGAAGCATGCCCTCCTGAGCCCATCGCAGCCATGCTGCTCAGCCAACGCCAACGTGGTGGCTGCTGTGTCTTCGCTGATGTAGTTGCACAAGGTCTCCTCGCACATTAACTTGAGCCTATCGAGGTTATATCTGTCAGCCGCTACGAGCAAATGTTGTGCCATCACCATAGCTTCCCCGTCGTCAATCTGAGGCAGTTCGTCGGTGTAAATGAAGTGAAGCATGGCTTTAAAAACCTTGGCCTCCACTTCATGGATGTGTATGCAGGTGGCCTCCTTCTCTTTCATGGGACCAAAGAGCTCGGCCATGAAGACCGAAGACCGAGCAGCAAGGATGTACCTATGCGCCGTGAACCGCTGACGGCCGACCTTGAAAGTCACGTCACCTGCATGCCTGCTTGTCAAGAGGTAGAGTAGTTGCCGATGCATGTTCGACGGCGGCACAACTACAAACGGGGCAGCGCGTGCGGTGCAGATTTCCTTAGTGAGAGTGAGATCGCACCTGATGCTGAAACAGTCATCTTTGAGATGAGGGGAGTCCTCCAAGTCTTTCCTCTCGATGAACGTAGCGAATCCCCATCCTTGTTTGGGCCTGAACGTACGACGCCCACTTGAATGGCTGTGCAGTGACACCGGTTGCCCCTCCCCGTTGAGCAAACTGAAGGTGAATATTGCCGTGACATCATTGCCGTCAGTGTCATCACGCCATAGGTGCAGTGCTACCGAGTCGGTGTCGTCTTTGGCCTCACCGTCAGGGTAGTATTTGATACACCAGTGATGGCCCCCGACGTCGAACTTCTCGGATGTGATGCATTCGCCGATGCCCAGCCCCTTGGTGCGAGAGTAGCCCTTGATGTTTAGGTCGTGCGACCCGGATACGCCCTCGGCGATGATGGTCGACGCAGTGTGGGACGTTGTCCCACCGGCCACGGAGGACGGAGACGAGTTAGCCATGGCAGGACCGCGCGCTCCTACTGCTCTGCCCAACGGGAGCGCGCGTCGCTCCTGCTAGGGTTCGCGTAGGGTTTTTCTATGGCTGCTTTTTTTATGGTGGGTTCGCGTAGACTTAATAGAGCTCCAGACAGACGAAGGAACCACGTACGCAGACGAGTCCGGAGCGATTCATCGTGGTCgtgtggcccaataaggcccaataataCGGGGCACGGTATTTTTCTTAGCATGGTGTGGGAACGTTGCGAATTCGGCCGGCTCACGCGCCACGAAACAAACCCCGCGCGAGACAGGTGTACGCAGTGGGCCTCGCGCGACCGCCTCCCTTCCTAGCTTATCCTTTCCCTGACCTTTGCTTTCTTCTACCTCCAGCACGACCTGCTCTGCTCTCCACACCATGATTTTTTCTCGCCTCCACACTGCTCACAAACCACCACAAGCTTCCCTCACCGGCGGCCATGTTTTGCTGCAACAAGCGGTGGAGACGGGGAGGGCTTCGGTGCTACAACTGGATGTTTTTTATTTTGCGGCAAACGGAGTCTGGAGATGTGTTGGGTTTGCCCAGGagaaagaagaagactggcgcacgCACATAGGAAGAAGAACACACATAGACTATTGTGGTCCGCCTTGTCTCCGGTTGCCCTAGGGCCATGGGGCGCGGTGGATCGtgacaagggccggcgggagggctccgattTTAATTATTTCTTTCTGTTTTGTCAGGGTctatgtcctgctcaggaagacgagatggtggcggctccttgaagatggaataaaggtctccctgcctagcccccgttctagtgcactagtagaaaacagggctttcattCGGGACAGAtaagtccattagtcccggttcagtccataaTCCGGCGACTTGCGTTCTGGGTAGGGATAGGGAAGATGTGATAAGAGGGGATGGGAGGTGCTGCCGGCACACTTGTCGGTTCTAGGGCGGCTTCGGTGGTGGAGGAGGTTCAGT
Encoded proteins:
- the LOC119345233 gene encoding BTB/POZ and MATH domain-containing protein 2-like, with translation MANSSPSSVAGGTTSHTASTIIAEGVSGSHDLNIKGYSRTKGLGIGECITSEKFDVGGHHWCIKYYPDGEAKDDTDSVALHLWRDDTDGNDVTAIFTFSLLNGEGQPVSLHSHSSGRRTFRPKQGWGFATFIERKDLEDSPHLKDDCFSIRCDLTLTKEICTARAAPFVVVPPSNMHRQLLYLLTSRHAGDVTFKVGRQRFTAHRYILAARSSVFMAELFGPMKEKEATCIHIHEVEAKVFKAMLHFIYTDELPQIDDGEAMVMAQHLLVAADRYNLDRLKLMCEETLCNYISEDTAATTLALAEQHGCDGLRRACFAFLASLDNLKAVMASDGFAHLRSSCPSIIEKLVTNLAPC